The Salminus brasiliensis chromosome 8, fSalBra1.hap2, whole genome shotgun sequence genome has a window encoding:
- the pou2f1b gene encoding POU domain, class 2, transcription factor 1b isoform X4 has translation MAVSERGSAREGKAREKERPDSRMSNPSETSKCAMESGDGNAGAQTNGLDFQRQTVQTTNAITNAHAQALLQQCKSEDSVELPASSQQGALSQTPLMLAGGQIAGLTLTPAQQQLLLQQAQAQLLAAAVQQHSASQQSSTTGASISASAATPITQIPLSQPIQITPQLQQLQQQQQNLNLQQFVLVQPGHPIATQLQPAQFIISQTPQGQQSLLQAQNLLTQLPQSQANLLQTQPSITLTTQPATPTRTIAATPIQTLPHSQTTPKRMDTPSLEEPSDLEELEQFAKTFKQRRIKLGFTQGDVGLAMGKLYGNDFSQTTISRFEALNLSFKNMCKLKPLLEKWLNDAENQTSDQALSSPSSLGSPGLGMEGLNRRRKKRTSIETNIRVALEKSFLEQNQKPTSEEITMIADQLNMEKEVIRVWFCNRRQKEKRINPPSSGSAGSTPIKAIFSPSTPLAPSTASLVTSTTPTTLTVNPVLPLTSTSVSSMGFTGTTVGSASTNTASVISTVPAITTAASSPSLSPSPSTLQASSSESSAAQEPVTTVTQVPSSLASVMVAAPSLSAALQGATQLPTSASIAAMAAAAGLNPGLMASSQFTPGGALLSLAPGGLGSALSPALMSNSTLATIQALASSGTLPITSLDGSGNLLFANASAGSTPNLVTAPLFLNPQNLSLLTSNPVSLVSAGGAAGAAGALNLHVAADTHHSAVTTATVPASTITTASKAQ, from the exons ATGGCagtaagtgagagagggagcgcgagagagggGAAAGCGAGAGAAAAGGAGCGACCGG ATTCTAGAATGAGTAATCCGTCAGAAACGAGTAAATGTGCAATGGAGAGCGGGGACGGAAACGCAG GTGCCCAAACAAACGGACTGGACTTTCAGAGGCAGACGGTGCAAACAACAAACGCAATCACCAATGCACACGCACAGGCCCTGCTCCAACAG TGTAAGTCAGAGGATTCGGTTGAGCTTCCAGCCTCCAGCCAGCAGGGTGCCCTGTCCCAGACTCCGCTCATGTTGGCCGGGGGGCAGATAGCTGGA ttGACTCTGACCCCAGCACAGCAGCAGTTGCTGTTGCAGCAGGCTCAGGCGCAGCTgttggctgcagctgtgcagcAGCACTCAGCCAGCCAGCAGAGCAGCACCACAGGAGCCAGCATCTCCGCATCCGCTGCCACGCCCATCACACAGATCCCCCTCTCCCAGCCCATCCAGATCACACCC CAgttgcagcagctgcagcagcagcagcagaacctaaaccttcagcagtttgtgctgGTGCAGCCGGGCCACCCCATCGCCACCCAACTGCAGCCAGCGCAGTTCATCATCTCGCAGACGCCGCAGGGCCAGCAGA GCCTACTGCAAGCCCAGAATCTTCTAACTCAACTACCTCAAAGCCAAGCCAACCTCCTGCAGACTCAGCCAAGCATCACCCTCACCACCCAG CCCGCGACACCAACGCGCACGATAGCAGCTACCCCCATCCAGACCCTCCCTCACAGCCAGACAACACCAAAGCGCATGGACACTCCCAGCCTAGAGGAGCCCAGTGACctggaggagctggagcagTTTGCCAAAACCTTCAAACAAAGAAGGATCAAACTGGGCTTCACTCAG GGGGATGTCGGCCTTGCAATGGGAAAGCTTTATGGAAACGACTTCAGCCAAACCACCATTTCTCGCTTCGAGGCCTTGAACCTGAGCTTTAAAAACATGTGCAAGCTGAAGCCTCTGCTGGAGAAATGGCTCAACGATGCAG AGAACCAGACGTCGGACCAGGCCCTGTCCAGCCCCAGCTCTTTGGGCTCCCCTGGGCTGGGCATGGAGGGCCTCAACCGGCGCCGCAAGAAGAGGACCAGCATCGAGACCAACATCAGAGTGGCCTTAGAAAAGAGCTTTCTGGAG CAGAACCAAAAACCTACCTCTGAGGAGATCACCATGATCGCCGACCAGCTGAACATGGAAAAGGAGGTGATCCGTGTGTGGTTCTGCAACCGCCGGCAGAAGGAGAAGAGGATCAACCCGCCCAGCAGCGGCAGCGCCGGCAGCACTCCCATTAAAGCAATCTTCTCCCCCTCCACACCCCTG GCGCCTTCCACGGCCAGTCTTGTGACCAGTACCACTCCGACTACACTGACTGTAAATCCTGTTTTGCCTCTCACCAGCACAAGTGTCTCCAGCATGGGCTTTACTG GCACTACTGTGGGCTCGGCCTCTACAAACACCGCGTCCGTCATCTCCACGGTCCCTGCCATCACCACGGCAGCCTCCTCTCCCTCGCTCAGCCCCTCCCCGAGCACCCTGCAGGCGTCCTCGTCCGAGTCTTCGGCGGCTCAGGAGCCGGTGACCACAGTGACCCAGGTGCCGTCTTCACTGGCCAGCGTGATGGTGGCGGCGCCCAGCCTGTCGGCCGCCCTGCAGGGAGCCACCCAGCTGCCCACCAGCGCCAGTATCGCCGCCATGGCTGCGGCGGCTGGCCTTAACCCAGGTCTCATGGCCTCCTCACAGTTCACTCCTGG TGGGGCTCTGCTGAGTCTGGCTCCTGGTGGTCTGGGCAGCGCGTTGAGTCCAGCACTGATGAGTAACAGCACCTTGGCCACTATCCAAG CTCTGGCATCTAGCGGGACTCTGCCCATCACTTCTCTGGACGGCAGTGGTAACTTGCTGTTCGCCAACGCCAGTGCCGGGAGCACGCCCAACCTGGTGACGGCACCGCTTTTCCTGAACCCCCAGAACCTCTCTCTGCTCACCAGCAACCCGGTCAGCCTGGTGTCTGCTGGTGGGGCCGCGGGGGCTGCCGGAGCCCTCAACCTGCATGTTGCCGCCGACACCCACCACAGCGCTGTCACTACGGCTACCGTGCCCGCCTCCACAATCACCACCGCCTCCAAGGCCCAGTGA
- the pou2f1b gene encoding POU domain, class 2, transcription factor 1b isoform X3 — MAVSERGSAREGKAREKERPDSRMSNPSETSKCAMESGDGNAGAQTNGLDFQRQTVQTTNAITNAHAQALLQQCKSEDSVELPASSQQGALSQTPLMLAGGQIAGLTLTPAQQQLLLQQAQAQLLAAAVQQHSASQQSSTTGASISASAATPITQIPLSQPIQITPQLQQLQQQQQNLNLQQFVLVQPGHPIATQLQPAQFIISQTPQGQQSLLQAQNLLTQLPQSQANLLQTQPSITLTTQPATPTRTIAATPIQTLPHSQTTPKRMDTPSLEEPSDLEELEQFAKTFKQRRIKLGFTQGDVGLAMGKLYGNDFSQTTISRFEALNLSFKNMCKLKPLLEKWLNDAENQTSDQALSSPSSLGSPGLGMEGLNRRRKKRTSIETNIRVALEKSFLENQKPTSEEITMIADQLNMEKEVIRVWFCNRRQKEKRINPPSSGSAGSTPIKAIFSPSTPLAPSTASLVTSTTPTTLTVNPVLPLTSTSVSSMGFTGTTVGSASTNTASVISTVPAITTAASSPSLSPSPSTLQASSSESSAAQEPVTTVTQVPSSLASVMVAAPSLSAALQGATQLPTSASIAAMAAAAGLNPGLMASSQFTPGGALLSLAPGGLGSALSPALMSNSTLATIQGVWSALASSGTLPITSLDGSGNLLFANASAGSTPNLVTAPLFLNPQNLSLLTSNPVSLVSAGGAAGAAGALNLHVAADTHHSAVTTATVPASTITTASKAQ; from the exons ATGGCagtaagtgagagagggagcgcgagagagggGAAAGCGAGAGAAAAGGAGCGACCGG ATTCTAGAATGAGTAATCCGTCAGAAACGAGTAAATGTGCAATGGAGAGCGGGGACGGAAACGCAG GTGCCCAAACAAACGGACTGGACTTTCAGAGGCAGACGGTGCAAACAACAAACGCAATCACCAATGCACACGCACAGGCCCTGCTCCAACAG TGTAAGTCAGAGGATTCGGTTGAGCTTCCAGCCTCCAGCCAGCAGGGTGCCCTGTCCCAGACTCCGCTCATGTTGGCCGGGGGGCAGATAGCTGGA ttGACTCTGACCCCAGCACAGCAGCAGTTGCTGTTGCAGCAGGCTCAGGCGCAGCTgttggctgcagctgtgcagcAGCACTCAGCCAGCCAGCAGAGCAGCACCACAGGAGCCAGCATCTCCGCATCCGCTGCCACGCCCATCACACAGATCCCCCTCTCCCAGCCCATCCAGATCACACCC CAgttgcagcagctgcagcagcagcagcagaacctaaaccttcagcagtttgtgctgGTGCAGCCGGGCCACCCCATCGCCACCCAACTGCAGCCAGCGCAGTTCATCATCTCGCAGACGCCGCAGGGCCAGCAGA GCCTACTGCAAGCCCAGAATCTTCTAACTCAACTACCTCAAAGCCAAGCCAACCTCCTGCAGACTCAGCCAAGCATCACCCTCACCACCCAG CCCGCGACACCAACGCGCACGATAGCAGCTACCCCCATCCAGACCCTCCCTCACAGCCAGACAACACCAAAGCGCATGGACACTCCCAGCCTAGAGGAGCCCAGTGACctggaggagctggagcagTTTGCCAAAACCTTCAAACAAAGAAGGATCAAACTGGGCTTCACTCAG GGGGATGTCGGCCTTGCAATGGGAAAGCTTTATGGAAACGACTTCAGCCAAACCACCATTTCTCGCTTCGAGGCCTTGAACCTGAGCTTTAAAAACATGTGCAAGCTGAAGCCTCTGCTGGAGAAATGGCTCAACGATGCAG AGAACCAGACGTCGGACCAGGCCCTGTCCAGCCCCAGCTCTTTGGGCTCCCCTGGGCTGGGCATGGAGGGCCTCAACCGGCGCCGCAAGAAGAGGACCAGCATCGAGACCAACATCAGAGTGGCCTTAGAAAAGAGCTTTCTGGAG AACCAAAAACCTACCTCTGAGGAGATCACCATGATCGCCGACCAGCTGAACATGGAAAAGGAGGTGATCCGTGTGTGGTTCTGCAACCGCCGGCAGAAGGAGAAGAGGATCAACCCGCCCAGCAGCGGCAGCGCCGGCAGCACTCCCATTAAAGCAATCTTCTCCCCCTCCACACCCCTG GCGCCTTCCACGGCCAGTCTTGTGACCAGTACCACTCCGACTACACTGACTGTAAATCCTGTTTTGCCTCTCACCAGCACAAGTGTCTCCAGCATGGGCTTTACTG GCACTACTGTGGGCTCGGCCTCTACAAACACCGCGTCCGTCATCTCCACGGTCCCTGCCATCACCACGGCAGCCTCCTCTCCCTCGCTCAGCCCCTCCCCGAGCACCCTGCAGGCGTCCTCGTCCGAGTCTTCGGCGGCTCAGGAGCCGGTGACCACAGTGACCCAGGTGCCGTCTTCACTGGCCAGCGTGATGGTGGCGGCGCCCAGCCTGTCGGCCGCCCTGCAGGGAGCCACCCAGCTGCCCACCAGCGCCAGTATCGCCGCCATGGCTGCGGCGGCTGGCCTTAACCCAGGTCTCATGGCCTCCTCACAGTTCACTCCTGG TGGGGCTCTGCTGAGTCTGGCTCCTGGTGGTCTGGGCAGCGCGTTGAGTCCAGCACTGATGAGTAACAGCACCTTGGCCACTATCCAAGGTGTGTGGAGCG CTCTGGCATCTAGCGGGACTCTGCCCATCACTTCTCTGGACGGCAGTGGTAACTTGCTGTTCGCCAACGCCAGTGCCGGGAGCACGCCCAACCTGGTGACGGCACCGCTTTTCCTGAACCCCCAGAACCTCTCTCTGCTCACCAGCAACCCGGTCAGCCTGGTGTCTGCTGGTGGGGCCGCGGGGGCTGCCGGAGCCCTCAACCTGCATGTTGCCGCCGACACCCACCACAGCGCTGTCACTACGGCTACCGTGCCCGCCTCCACAATCACCACCGCCTCCAAGGCCCAGTGA
- the pou2f1b gene encoding POU domain, class 2, transcription factor 1b isoform X6 — MAVSERGSAREGKAREKERPDSRMSNPSETSKCAMESGDGNAGAQTNGLDFQRQTVQTTNAITNAHAQALLQQCKSEDSVELPASSQQGALSQTPLMLAGGQIAGLTLTPAQQQLLLQQAQAQLLAAAVQQHSASQQSSTTGASISASAATPITQIPLSQPIQITPQLQQLQQQQQNLNLQQFVLVQPGHPIATQLQPAQFIISQTPQGQQSLLQAQNLLTQLPQSQANLLQTQPSITLTTQPATPTRTIAATPIQTLPHSQTTPKRMDTPSLEEPSDLEELEQFAKTFKQRRIKLGFTQGDVGLAMGKLYGNDFSQTTISRFEALNLSFKNMCKLKPLLEKWLNDAENQTSDQALSSPSSLGSPGLGMEGLNRRRKKRTSIETNIRVALEKSFLENQKPTSEEITMIADQLNMEKEVIRVWFCNRRQKEKRINPPSSGSAGSTPIKAIFSPSTPLAPSTASLVTSTTPTTLTVNPVLPLTSTSVSSMGFTGTTVGSASTNTASVISTVPAITTAASSPSLSPSPSTLQASSSESSAAQEPVTTVTQVPSSLASVMVAAPSLSAALQGATQLPTSASIAAMAAAAGLNPGLMASSQFTPGGALLSLAPGGLGSALSPALMSNSTLATIQALASSGTLPITSLDGSGNLLFANASAGSTPNLVTAPLFLNPQNLSLLTSNPVSLVSAGGAAGAAGALNLHVAADTHHSAVTTATVPASTITTASKAQ, encoded by the exons ATGGCagtaagtgagagagggagcgcgagagagggGAAAGCGAGAGAAAAGGAGCGACCGG ATTCTAGAATGAGTAATCCGTCAGAAACGAGTAAATGTGCAATGGAGAGCGGGGACGGAAACGCAG GTGCCCAAACAAACGGACTGGACTTTCAGAGGCAGACGGTGCAAACAACAAACGCAATCACCAATGCACACGCACAGGCCCTGCTCCAACAG TGTAAGTCAGAGGATTCGGTTGAGCTTCCAGCCTCCAGCCAGCAGGGTGCCCTGTCCCAGACTCCGCTCATGTTGGCCGGGGGGCAGATAGCTGGA ttGACTCTGACCCCAGCACAGCAGCAGTTGCTGTTGCAGCAGGCTCAGGCGCAGCTgttggctgcagctgtgcagcAGCACTCAGCCAGCCAGCAGAGCAGCACCACAGGAGCCAGCATCTCCGCATCCGCTGCCACGCCCATCACACAGATCCCCCTCTCCCAGCCCATCCAGATCACACCC CAgttgcagcagctgcagcagcagcagcagaacctaaaccttcagcagtttgtgctgGTGCAGCCGGGCCACCCCATCGCCACCCAACTGCAGCCAGCGCAGTTCATCATCTCGCAGACGCCGCAGGGCCAGCAGA GCCTACTGCAAGCCCAGAATCTTCTAACTCAACTACCTCAAAGCCAAGCCAACCTCCTGCAGACTCAGCCAAGCATCACCCTCACCACCCAG CCCGCGACACCAACGCGCACGATAGCAGCTACCCCCATCCAGACCCTCCCTCACAGCCAGACAACACCAAAGCGCATGGACACTCCCAGCCTAGAGGAGCCCAGTGACctggaggagctggagcagTTTGCCAAAACCTTCAAACAAAGAAGGATCAAACTGGGCTTCACTCAG GGGGATGTCGGCCTTGCAATGGGAAAGCTTTATGGAAACGACTTCAGCCAAACCACCATTTCTCGCTTCGAGGCCTTGAACCTGAGCTTTAAAAACATGTGCAAGCTGAAGCCTCTGCTGGAGAAATGGCTCAACGATGCAG AGAACCAGACGTCGGACCAGGCCCTGTCCAGCCCCAGCTCTTTGGGCTCCCCTGGGCTGGGCATGGAGGGCCTCAACCGGCGCCGCAAGAAGAGGACCAGCATCGAGACCAACATCAGAGTGGCCTTAGAAAAGAGCTTTCTGGAG AACCAAAAACCTACCTCTGAGGAGATCACCATGATCGCCGACCAGCTGAACATGGAAAAGGAGGTGATCCGTGTGTGGTTCTGCAACCGCCGGCAGAAGGAGAAGAGGATCAACCCGCCCAGCAGCGGCAGCGCCGGCAGCACTCCCATTAAAGCAATCTTCTCCCCCTCCACACCCCTG GCGCCTTCCACGGCCAGTCTTGTGACCAGTACCACTCCGACTACACTGACTGTAAATCCTGTTTTGCCTCTCACCAGCACAAGTGTCTCCAGCATGGGCTTTACTG GCACTACTGTGGGCTCGGCCTCTACAAACACCGCGTCCGTCATCTCCACGGTCCCTGCCATCACCACGGCAGCCTCCTCTCCCTCGCTCAGCCCCTCCCCGAGCACCCTGCAGGCGTCCTCGTCCGAGTCTTCGGCGGCTCAGGAGCCGGTGACCACAGTGACCCAGGTGCCGTCTTCACTGGCCAGCGTGATGGTGGCGGCGCCCAGCCTGTCGGCCGCCCTGCAGGGAGCCACCCAGCTGCCCACCAGCGCCAGTATCGCCGCCATGGCTGCGGCGGCTGGCCTTAACCCAGGTCTCATGGCCTCCTCACAGTTCACTCCTGG TGGGGCTCTGCTGAGTCTGGCTCCTGGTGGTCTGGGCAGCGCGTTGAGTCCAGCACTGATGAGTAACAGCACCTTGGCCACTATCCAAG CTCTGGCATCTAGCGGGACTCTGCCCATCACTTCTCTGGACGGCAGTGGTAACTTGCTGTTCGCCAACGCCAGTGCCGGGAGCACGCCCAACCTGGTGACGGCACCGCTTTTCCTGAACCCCCAGAACCTCTCTCTGCTCACCAGCAACCCGGTCAGCCTGGTGTCTGCTGGTGGGGCCGCGGGGGCTGCCGGAGCCCTCAACCTGCATGTTGCCGCCGACACCCACCACAGCGCTGTCACTACGGCTACCGTGCCCGCCTCCACAATCACCACCGCCTCCAAGGCCCAGTGA
- the pou2f1b gene encoding POU domain, class 2, transcription factor 1b isoform X2, whose translation MAVSERGSAREGKAREKERPDSRMSNPSETSKCAMESGDGNAGAQTNGLDFQRQTVQTTNAITNAHAQALLQQCKSEDSVELPASSQQGALSQTPLMLAGGQIAGLTLTPAQQQLLLQQAQAQLLAAAVQQHSASQQSSTTGASISASAATPITQIPLSQPIQITPLQQLQQQQQNLNLQQFVLVQPGHPIATQLQPAQFIISQTPQGQQSLLQAQNLLTQLPQSQANLLQTQPSITLTTQPATPTRTIAATPIQTLPHSQTTPKRMDTPSLEEPSDLEELEQFAKTFKQRRIKLGFTQGDVGLAMGKLYGNDFSQTTISRFEALNLSFKNMCKLKPLLEKWLNDAENQTSDQALSSPSSLGSPGLGMEGLNRRRKKRTSIETNIRVALEKSFLEQNQKPTSEEITMIADQLNMEKEVIRVWFCNRRQKEKRINPPSSGSAGSTPIKAIFSPSTPLAPSTASLVTSTTPTTLTVNPVLPLTSTSVSSMGFTGTTVGSASTNTASVISTVPAITTAASSPSLSPSPSTLQASSSESSAAQEPVTTVTQVPSSLASVMVAAPSLSAALQGATQLPTSASIAAMAAAAGLNPGLMASSQFTPGGALLSLAPGGLGSALSPALMSNSTLATIQGVWSALASSGTLPITSLDGSGNLLFANASAGSTPNLVTAPLFLNPQNLSLLTSNPVSLVSAGGAAGAAGALNLHVAADTHHSAVTTATVPASTITTASKAQ comes from the exons ATGGCagtaagtgagagagggagcgcgagagagggGAAAGCGAGAGAAAAGGAGCGACCGG ATTCTAGAATGAGTAATCCGTCAGAAACGAGTAAATGTGCAATGGAGAGCGGGGACGGAAACGCAG GTGCCCAAACAAACGGACTGGACTTTCAGAGGCAGACGGTGCAAACAACAAACGCAATCACCAATGCACACGCACAGGCCCTGCTCCAACAG TGTAAGTCAGAGGATTCGGTTGAGCTTCCAGCCTCCAGCCAGCAGGGTGCCCTGTCCCAGACTCCGCTCATGTTGGCCGGGGGGCAGATAGCTGGA ttGACTCTGACCCCAGCACAGCAGCAGTTGCTGTTGCAGCAGGCTCAGGCGCAGCTgttggctgcagctgtgcagcAGCACTCAGCCAGCCAGCAGAGCAGCACCACAGGAGCCAGCATCTCCGCATCCGCTGCCACGCCCATCACACAGATCCCCCTCTCCCAGCCCATCCAGATCACACCC ttgcagcagctgcagcagcagcagcagaacctaaaccttcagcagtttgtgctgGTGCAGCCGGGCCACCCCATCGCCACCCAACTGCAGCCAGCGCAGTTCATCATCTCGCAGACGCCGCAGGGCCAGCAGA GCCTACTGCAAGCCCAGAATCTTCTAACTCAACTACCTCAAAGCCAAGCCAACCTCCTGCAGACTCAGCCAAGCATCACCCTCACCACCCAG CCCGCGACACCAACGCGCACGATAGCAGCTACCCCCATCCAGACCCTCCCTCACAGCCAGACAACACCAAAGCGCATGGACACTCCCAGCCTAGAGGAGCCCAGTGACctggaggagctggagcagTTTGCCAAAACCTTCAAACAAAGAAGGATCAAACTGGGCTTCACTCAG GGGGATGTCGGCCTTGCAATGGGAAAGCTTTATGGAAACGACTTCAGCCAAACCACCATTTCTCGCTTCGAGGCCTTGAACCTGAGCTTTAAAAACATGTGCAAGCTGAAGCCTCTGCTGGAGAAATGGCTCAACGATGCAG AGAACCAGACGTCGGACCAGGCCCTGTCCAGCCCCAGCTCTTTGGGCTCCCCTGGGCTGGGCATGGAGGGCCTCAACCGGCGCCGCAAGAAGAGGACCAGCATCGAGACCAACATCAGAGTGGCCTTAGAAAAGAGCTTTCTGGAG CAGAACCAAAAACCTACCTCTGAGGAGATCACCATGATCGCCGACCAGCTGAACATGGAAAAGGAGGTGATCCGTGTGTGGTTCTGCAACCGCCGGCAGAAGGAGAAGAGGATCAACCCGCCCAGCAGCGGCAGCGCCGGCAGCACTCCCATTAAAGCAATCTTCTCCCCCTCCACACCCCTG GCGCCTTCCACGGCCAGTCTTGTGACCAGTACCACTCCGACTACACTGACTGTAAATCCTGTTTTGCCTCTCACCAGCACAAGTGTCTCCAGCATGGGCTTTACTG GCACTACTGTGGGCTCGGCCTCTACAAACACCGCGTCCGTCATCTCCACGGTCCCTGCCATCACCACGGCAGCCTCCTCTCCCTCGCTCAGCCCCTCCCCGAGCACCCTGCAGGCGTCCTCGTCCGAGTCTTCGGCGGCTCAGGAGCCGGTGACCACAGTGACCCAGGTGCCGTCTTCACTGGCCAGCGTGATGGTGGCGGCGCCCAGCCTGTCGGCCGCCCTGCAGGGAGCCACCCAGCTGCCCACCAGCGCCAGTATCGCCGCCATGGCTGCGGCGGCTGGCCTTAACCCAGGTCTCATGGCCTCCTCACAGTTCACTCCTGG TGGGGCTCTGCTGAGTCTGGCTCCTGGTGGTCTGGGCAGCGCGTTGAGTCCAGCACTGATGAGTAACAGCACCTTGGCCACTATCCAAGGTGTGTGGAGCG CTCTGGCATCTAGCGGGACTCTGCCCATCACTTCTCTGGACGGCAGTGGTAACTTGCTGTTCGCCAACGCCAGTGCCGGGAGCACGCCCAACCTGGTGACGGCACCGCTTTTCCTGAACCCCCAGAACCTCTCTCTGCTCACCAGCAACCCGGTCAGCCTGGTGTCTGCTGGTGGGGCCGCGGGGGCTGCCGGAGCCCTCAACCTGCATGTTGCCGCCGACACCCACCACAGCGCTGTCACTACGGCTACCGTGCCCGCCTCCACAATCACCACCGCCTCCAAGGCCCAGTGA
- the pou2f1b gene encoding POU domain, class 2, transcription factor 1b isoform X7, with amino-acid sequence MAVSERGSAREGKAREKERPDSRMSNPSETSKCAMESGDGNAGAQTNGLDFQRQTVQTTNAITNAHAQALLQQLTLTPAQQQLLLQQAQAQLLAAAVQQHSASQQSSTTGASISASAATPITQIPLSQPIQITPQLQQLQQQQQNLNLQQFVLVQPGHPIATQLQPAQFIISQTPQGQQSLLQAQNLLTQLPQSQANLLQTQPSITLTTQPATPTRTIAATPIQTLPHSQTTPKRMDTPSLEEPSDLEELEQFAKTFKQRRIKLGFTQGDVGLAMGKLYGNDFSQTTISRFEALNLSFKNMCKLKPLLEKWLNDAENQTSDQALSSPSSLGSPGLGMEGLNRRRKKRTSIETNIRVALEKSFLEQNQKPTSEEITMIADQLNMEKEVIRVWFCNRRQKEKRINPPSSGSAGSTPIKAIFSPSTPLAPSTASLVTSTTPTTLTVNPVLPLTSTSVSSMGFTGTTVGSASTNTASVISTVPAITTAASSPSLSPSPSTLQASSSESSAAQEPVTTVTQVPSSLASVMVAAPSLSAALQGATQLPTSASIAAMAAAAGLNPGLMASSQFTPGGALLSLAPGGLGSALSPALMSNSTLATIQGVWSALASSGTLPITSLDGSGNLLFANASAGSTPNLVTAPLFLNPQNLSLLTSNPVSLVSAGGAAGAAGALNLHVAADTHHSAVTTATVPASTITTASKAQ; translated from the exons ATGGCagtaagtgagagagggagcgcgagagagggGAAAGCGAGAGAAAAGGAGCGACCGG ATTCTAGAATGAGTAATCCGTCAGAAACGAGTAAATGTGCAATGGAGAGCGGGGACGGAAACGCAG GTGCCCAAACAAACGGACTGGACTTTCAGAGGCAGACGGTGCAAACAACAAACGCAATCACCAATGCACACGCACAGGCCCTGCTCCAACAG ttGACTCTGACCCCAGCACAGCAGCAGTTGCTGTTGCAGCAGGCTCAGGCGCAGCTgttggctgcagctgtgcagcAGCACTCAGCCAGCCAGCAGAGCAGCACCACAGGAGCCAGCATCTCCGCATCCGCTGCCACGCCCATCACACAGATCCCCCTCTCCCAGCCCATCCAGATCACACCC CAgttgcagcagctgcagcagcagcagcagaacctaaaccttcagcagtttgtgctgGTGCAGCCGGGCCACCCCATCGCCACCCAACTGCAGCCAGCGCAGTTCATCATCTCGCAGACGCCGCAGGGCCAGCAGA GCCTACTGCAAGCCCAGAATCTTCTAACTCAACTACCTCAAAGCCAAGCCAACCTCCTGCAGACTCAGCCAAGCATCACCCTCACCACCCAG CCCGCGACACCAACGCGCACGATAGCAGCTACCCCCATCCAGACCCTCCCTCACAGCCAGACAACACCAAAGCGCATGGACACTCCCAGCCTAGAGGAGCCCAGTGACctggaggagctggagcagTTTGCCAAAACCTTCAAACAAAGAAGGATCAAACTGGGCTTCACTCAG GGGGATGTCGGCCTTGCAATGGGAAAGCTTTATGGAAACGACTTCAGCCAAACCACCATTTCTCGCTTCGAGGCCTTGAACCTGAGCTTTAAAAACATGTGCAAGCTGAAGCCTCTGCTGGAGAAATGGCTCAACGATGCAG AGAACCAGACGTCGGACCAGGCCCTGTCCAGCCCCAGCTCTTTGGGCTCCCCTGGGCTGGGCATGGAGGGCCTCAACCGGCGCCGCAAGAAGAGGACCAGCATCGAGACCAACATCAGAGTGGCCTTAGAAAAGAGCTTTCTGGAG CAGAACCAAAAACCTACCTCTGAGGAGATCACCATGATCGCCGACCAGCTGAACATGGAAAAGGAGGTGATCCGTGTGTGGTTCTGCAACCGCCGGCAGAAGGAGAAGAGGATCAACCCGCCCAGCAGCGGCAGCGCCGGCAGCACTCCCATTAAAGCAATCTTCTCCCCCTCCACACCCCTG GCGCCTTCCACGGCCAGTCTTGTGACCAGTACCACTCCGACTACACTGACTGTAAATCCTGTTTTGCCTCTCACCAGCACAAGTGTCTCCAGCATGGGCTTTACTG GCACTACTGTGGGCTCGGCCTCTACAAACACCGCGTCCGTCATCTCCACGGTCCCTGCCATCACCACGGCAGCCTCCTCTCCCTCGCTCAGCCCCTCCCCGAGCACCCTGCAGGCGTCCTCGTCCGAGTCTTCGGCGGCTCAGGAGCCGGTGACCACAGTGACCCAGGTGCCGTCTTCACTGGCCAGCGTGATGGTGGCGGCGCCCAGCCTGTCGGCCGCCCTGCAGGGAGCCACCCAGCTGCCCACCAGCGCCAGTATCGCCGCCATGGCTGCGGCGGCTGGCCTTAACCCAGGTCTCATGGCCTCCTCACAGTTCACTCCTGG TGGGGCTCTGCTGAGTCTGGCTCCTGGTGGTCTGGGCAGCGCGTTGAGTCCAGCACTGATGAGTAACAGCACCTTGGCCACTATCCAAGGTGTGTGGAGCG CTCTGGCATCTAGCGGGACTCTGCCCATCACTTCTCTGGACGGCAGTGGTAACTTGCTGTTCGCCAACGCCAGTGCCGGGAGCACGCCCAACCTGGTGACGGCACCGCTTTTCCTGAACCCCCAGAACCTCTCTCTGCTCACCAGCAACCCGGTCAGCCTGGTGTCTGCTGGTGGGGCCGCGGGGGCTGCCGGAGCCCTCAACCTGCATGTTGCCGCCGACACCCACCACAGCGCTGTCACTACGGCTACCGTGCCCGCCTCCACAATCACCACCGCCTCCAAGGCCCAGTGA